From Bacillus sp. FSL K6-3431, the proteins below share one genomic window:
- the cspD gene encoding cold-shock protein CspD: MQNGKVKWFNNEKGFGFLEVDGGDDVFVHFTAILGEGFKSLEEGEEVSFEIVEGNRGPQAANVTKLS; encoded by the coding sequence ATGCAAAACGGTAAAGTTAAATGGTTTAATAACGAAAAAGGATTTGGCTTCCTAGAAGTTGATGGCGGCGATGATGTATTCGTTCATTTCACAGCAATTTTAGGCGAGGGCTTTAAATCATTAGAAGAAGGCGAAGAAGTTTCTTTTGAAATCGTAGAAGGAAATCGTGGACCTCAAGCAGCTAACGTAACTAAACTTTCATAA
- a CDS encoding zinc-finger domain-containing protein: MKRYKVMKEIDELFSLYCDGCFLKTHHRKAFGKAYAHSFCIKKCTVGAAIQTKGKNL, translated from the coding sequence ATGAAGCGGTATAAAGTAATGAAAGAAATTGACGAACTTTTCTCATTATATTGCGATGGTTGTTTTTTAAAAACCCATCATAGAAAGGCATTCGGAAAAGCATATGCACATTCTTTTTGCATCAAAAAATGTACAGTAGGCGCAGCTATACAAACGAAAGGAAAGAATCTTTAA
- a CDS encoding LysE family transporter, producing the protein MGVFLGYIFLGLSLAAPIGPVNAAQLDKGIKSGFFHAWLVGLGAMVADGVYMLGVYFGLVHFLEFPFIKTFLWLFGFFVLVYTGFESLMDAGKIDLRSRKSDDSPVKSFFSGFLMSISNPLTILFWLGIYGSVLAKISAEYDEKYVILYSVAIFIGLLIWDITMAAVASSFRRFLTKKTLAFISILSGLSLIGFGIYFGIQAAKVLFS; encoded by the coding sequence ATGGGAGTTTTTCTGGGTTATATCTTTCTTGGTTTGTCACTAGCAGCACCTATCGGACCAGTGAATGCTGCACAATTAGACAAAGGTATTAAAAGCGGGTTCTTTCATGCTTGGCTTGTTGGTCTAGGTGCTATGGTAGCAGATGGCGTTTATATGCTTGGAGTCTATTTCGGATTGGTACATTTTCTGGAGTTTCCGTTTATAAAAACATTTTTATGGTTATTTGGCTTTTTTGTTCTTGTTTATACAGGGTTTGAAAGTTTAATGGATGCAGGTAAGATTGATTTACGTTCCAGAAAAAGTGACGACTCTCCAGTTAAGTCTTTCTTTTCTGGTTTTTTAATGTCGATATCGAATCCATTAACTATTCTTTTCTGGCTTGGCATTTACGGTTCCGTTCTAGCTAAAATATCTGCAGAATATGATGAGAAGTACGTAATCCTCTACAGTGTTGCGATATTTATAGGCTTGTTAATTTGGGATATAACAATGGCCGCTGTTGCAAGTAGTTTTAGAAGATTTCTAACTAAAAAAACCCTTGCATTTATATCTATATTATCTGGATTATCTCTCATAGGATTTGGGATTTACTTTGGCATTCAAGCAGCAAAGGTATTGTTTTCTTAA
- a CDS encoding BrxA/BrxB family bacilliredoxin, protein MSMAYEEYMKQIVKPMREELIKADFQELLSEADVEQFMESTQGTTLLVINSVCGCAAGLARPAAVHAVASSNTKPDQLVTVFAGQDKEATAKMRDYFTHHEPSSPSMALLKGKEVVHFIPREDIEDNDVEEIVKNLTTAFQKHC, encoded by the coding sequence ATGTCTATGGCATATGAAGAATATATGAAACAAATTGTAAAACCAATGAGAGAAGAATTAATAAAGGCGGATTTTCAAGAATTACTATCTGAGGCTGATGTGGAGCAATTTATGGAATCCACTCAAGGCACAACACTATTAGTAATAAATTCTGTTTGTGGTTGTGCAGCTGGTCTTGCTCGCCCAGCAGCAGTACATGCTGTCGCATCTAGCAACACGAAGCCCGATCAGCTTGTAACAGTTTTTGCCGGTCAAGATAAAGAAGCAACTGCAAAAATGAGAGACTATTTTACGCATCATGAACCTTCATCACCATCCATGGCGTTATTAAAAGGTAAAGAAGTAGTACATTTTATCCCTAGGGAAGATATAGAAGATAATGATGTAGAAGAAATTGTTAAAAACTTAACAACAGCATTTCAAAAACATTGCTAA
- a CDS encoding reverse transcriptase-like protein yields MVEVYIDGASAGDPGLSGVGIFIKNNGEVNSFSIPIGIKDNHEAEFLALISSLEICLEKKFTTISVRSDSTAVVNAVEKAYVRNVKYRPLLNKALDLASRLDLFFIKWIPSKENKQADQLARKAIHQNE; encoded by the coding sequence ATGGTTGAAGTTTATATAGATGGTGCTAGCGCCGGTGATCCTGGTTTAAGTGGGGTCGGTATTTTCATTAAAAATAATGGAGAGGTAAATAGTTTTTCGATTCCTATAGGTATAAAAGACAATCATGAAGCAGAATTTCTCGCCTTGATTTCAAGCCTTGAAATCTGTTTGGAAAAGAAATTTACGACTATTTCTGTCCGCTCAGATTCTACTGCGGTTGTTAACGCAGTAGAAAAAGCATATGTGCGTAATGTGAAATACCGACCACTGTTAAATAAAGCTTTGGACTTAGCTAGTAGATTAGACCTTTTCTTTATAAAGTGGATCCCGTCTAAAGAAAATAAACAAGCAGATCAACTAGCACGGAAAGCCATTCATCAAAATGAATAA
- a CDS encoding 5'-3' exonuclease, with translation MKQQHLLLVDGMALLFRSFYATAVSKYFMVNTAGVPTNAVQGYIKHLLMAVEHVNPTHVAVCWDMGSVTFRNDLYPEYKANRGAAPDEMIPQFDLAKEVTTAFHIPNIGTAGFEADDCIGTICEQYKDQMNISVLTGDRDLIQIVDDNVQVLIMQKGMGNYKTYTRSLVWDEFNILPKQLIDVKALMGDSSDGYPGVKGIGEKTALKLIQNFEHIEGLLENISTITSSQRKKIEAELDVLHLCRELAKIKCDTPLVVNISECEWTEVSSTAWTAIHEHELKTIHTYLLKSSMYAKADEVFSIER, from the coding sequence ATGAAGCAACAACATTTATTGTTAGTAGATGGAATGGCATTATTATTTCGGTCTTTTTATGCAACAGCAGTGAGTAAATATTTTATGGTAAATACAGCGGGAGTGCCAACTAATGCAGTTCAAGGGTATATCAAACATTTACTGATGGCAGTGGAACATGTAAACCCCACTCATGTGGCAGTTTGCTGGGATATGGGAAGTGTAACCTTCCGAAATGATCTATATCCAGAATACAAAGCTAATCGTGGGGCAGCACCAGATGAAATGATCCCTCAATTTGATCTAGCGAAAGAAGTGACAACAGCCTTCCACATTCCTAATATCGGTACAGCAGGGTTTGAGGCAGATGATTGTATCGGAACAATTTGTGAGCAATATAAAGATCAAATGAACATTTCGGTGCTAACTGGTGATCGAGATTTAATCCAAATCGTAGATGACAATGTTCAAGTGCTAATTATGCAAAAAGGGATGGGCAATTATAAAACATATACGAGATCATTAGTTTGGGATGAATTTAATATATTGCCAAAACAACTCATTGATGTAAAGGCATTGATGGGTGATTCAAGTGATGGCTATCCAGGGGTTAAAGGAATCGGTGAAAAAACGGCATTAAAACTTATTCAGAACTTTGAACATATTGAAGGTCTACTAGAAAATATTAGTACCATAACATCTTCACAAAGGAAAAAAATTGAAGCAGAGTTAGATGTTCTCCATCTATGTAGGGAACTAGCAAAAATAAAATGTGATACACCACTAGTTGTGAATATAAGCGAATGTGAATGGACGGAAGTTTCTTCTACAGCTTGGACTGCCATTCATGAGCATGAATTAAAAACAATTCACACCTATTTACTCAAATCATCCATGTATGCAAAGGCAGATGAAGTTTTCAGTATTGAAAGGTAA
- a CDS encoding AIM24 family protein codes for MVDQRYSINEFIEETKQEDKDHGLFELETPRFLEINLNGDVWAKAGSMVSYRGNIKFVREGILEHGIGKMFKKAFTGEGTALMKATGNGKLYLADNGKKISILNLHNESIFVNGNNLLAFESELDWDIKLMKRVAGMLAGGLFNVKVDGSGMAAITTHYEPLTLIVSPSNPVFTDPNATVAWSGSLQPEFVTDVSLKTFLGRGSGESIQMKFTGNGFVVVQPFEETYFSQQSNS; via the coding sequence ATGGTAGATCAACGATATTCTATTAATGAATTTATAGAAGAAACAAAGCAAGAGGATAAGGATCATGGTTTATTTGAGTTAGAAACACCACGCTTCTTAGAAATTAATTTGAATGGTGACGTGTGGGCAAAAGCAGGGTCAATGGTATCTTATCGGGGGAATATTAAATTTGTTAGAGAAGGCATATTAGAGCACGGTATCGGAAAAATGTTCAAAAAGGCATTTACAGGTGAAGGTACTGCACTTATGAAGGCTACTGGAAATGGGAAATTGTATTTAGCTGATAATGGTAAAAAAATATCCATATTAAATCTTCATAATGAATCGATTTTTGTCAATGGTAATAATCTGCTTGCTTTTGAGTCTGAACTCGATTGGGATATTAAATTGATGAAACGTGTGGCTGGTATGCTAGCAGGTGGTCTTTTTAATGTGAAAGTAGATGGGAGCGGTATGGCGGCTATTACCACGCATTATGAACCATTAACTTTGATTGTATCACCTAGCAATCCAGTTTTTACGGACCCAAATGCAACAGTTGCATGGTCAGGTAGTTTACAACCAGAATTTGTAACGGATGTTTCGTTAAAAACTTTCCTTGGTCGAGGCAGCGGAGAGTCTATTCAGATGAAGTTTACTGGGAACGGATTTGTCGTTGTTCAACCGTTTGAAGAAACGTATTTTTCCCAGCAAAGCAATAGCTAA
- a CDS encoding YndM family protein, producing MKHIKALALKFISSLVLLYIILGAIYGLNFGNVFLITLVLGIVSYLIGDLFILPRTNNMTATIADFGLALIVIWLVTANVTVDRNTFAISLVSAIAVALFELFFHKYLAKGEMEDTQSDVGRTESFQYQTETSQELAPENDDFKEEKNDDEI from the coding sequence ATGAAACATATTAAAGCATTAGCATTAAAATTCATTTCTAGCCTTGTGCTTCTTTATATTATACTTGGGGCAATCTATGGTTTGAATTTTGGAAATGTTTTCTTGATCACATTGGTATTGGGGATTGTTTCCTATTTAATTGGTGACTTGTTTATACTGCCTAGAACGAATAACATGACAGCAACTATTGCAGATTTTGGGCTAGCATTAATTGTAATATGGTTAGTGACAGCTAATGTAACTGTTGATCGGAATACTTTTGCTATTTCTTTGGTTTCTGCAATAGCCGTGGCACTATTCGAGTTGTTTTTTCATAAATATTTAGCAAAAGGTGAAATGGAAGACACCCAATCAGATGTTGGTCGAACGGAAAGCTTCCAATATCAAACAGAAACTTCACAGGAGCTAGCTCCGGAAAATGATGACTTCAAGGAAGAAAAAAATGATGATGAAATATAA
- a CDS encoding reverse transcriptase-like protein, whose protein sequence is MKIKLKIIYQPAKTIAVPFESEWIEERYVEDLLIDLQKTGRMKHITIMDEMGREWNRKEYEKLKQKTEMEPKNPVVYFDGGFDKSNKKSGIGIVIYYEKGNEVYRYRVNGKLDALETNNEAEYVALYNALLSLNEIGIRQQPCKLRGDSQGVLKQLSGEWPCYEKTLNKWLDRIEVKIQELGIKPIFEVISRSDNKEADKLATQALENKVIHSHAKLE, encoded by the coding sequence ATGAAAATAAAATTAAAAATAATTTATCAACCAGCAAAAACAATTGCAGTTCCGTTTGAATCTGAATGGATAGAGGAACGCTACGTGGAGGACTTACTTATCGATTTGCAGAAAACGGGAAGAATGAAGCATATAACCATTATGGATGAAATGGGAAGAGAATGGAATAGAAAAGAGTATGAAAAATTAAAACAGAAGACGGAAATGGAACCAAAAAATCCAGTTGTTTATTTTGATGGTGGATTTGATAAATCAAATAAAAAATCTGGGATTGGCATAGTAATTTATTATGAAAAAGGAAATGAAGTATATAGATATAGAGTGAACGGAAAATTAGATGCGCTGGAAACTAATAATGAGGCGGAATATGTAGCATTATATAACGCGCTATTATCATTAAATGAGATTGGGATTCGGCAGCAACCGTGTAAACTCAGAGGGGACTCCCAAGGTGTTTTAAAACAACTATCTGGTGAATGGCCGTGTTATGAAAAGACATTAAACAAATGGCTTGATCGAATCGAAGTGAAAATCCAAGAGTTGGGAATAAAGCCTATATTTGAAGTTATTTCGAGATCAGATAATAAAGAGGCAGATAAACTAGCAACCCAAGCACTTGAAAATAAAGTTATTCACAGTCACGCAAAATTAGAGTAA
- a CDS encoding DUF3231 family protein encodes MGILSGNPKDEPMHYGEVFGTWSFLTAGKGMVAAYQALINHSGDDDLKKLIEESIQQCKNEMKQIEELLKENGVGLPPTPPERPKTSVDDIPVGARFQDPEIAAKLSADTAAGLVACSTIMGQSIREDIAMMFGQIHMQKASLGAKMLRLNKEKGWLIPPPLHRN; translated from the coding sequence ATGGGAATATTAAGTGGGAATCCAAAAGATGAACCAATGCATTATGGTGAAGTATTCGGCACCTGGTCCTTTTTAACGGCAGGTAAAGGAATGGTGGCAGCCTATCAGGCACTAATCAATCATTCTGGGGATGATGACTTAAAAAAGCTAATAGAAGAATCAATTCAGCAATGCAAGAATGAAATGAAACAAATAGAAGAATTATTAAAGGAAAACGGGGTGGGATTGCCGCCTACTCCGCCCGAACGACCTAAGACAAGTGTGGATGATATCCCGGTTGGTGCTCGTTTCCAAGATCCTGAAATTGCCGCCAAACTGTCTGCTGATACTGCCGCTGGCTTAGTGGCATGCAGCACAATTATGGGACAATCCATTCGAGAAGACATTGCAATGATGTTTGGTCAAATCCATATGCAAAAGGCTTCGTTAGGTGCAAAAATGCTTCGTCTAAATAAAGAAAAAGGATGGCTAATACCTCCACCACTCCATCGAAATTAG
- a CDS encoding YozQ family protein, with product MQKRKFDHSDSTKLAGVNYNPANLKSNSELMSGLAMTHEQVSDTYVEGTIDGLSGEDTVAD from the coding sequence ATGCAAAAAAGAAAATTTGATCATAGTGATAGCACTAAATTGGCGGGTGTCAATTATAATCCAGCAAATTTAAAAAGTAATTCGGAACTTATGTCAGGTCTTGCTATGACTCATGAACAGGTTAGCGATACCTATGTGGAAGGGACAATTGATGGTTTAAGTGGAGAAGATACAGTTGCAGATTAA
- a CDS encoding ABC-F family ATP-binding cassette domain-containing protein — protein sequence MKIFSVDKITKAYGEKQLFDEITFHIQEKERIGIIGVNGTGKSSLLKIIAGIDDADSGQFFHPKDYSVGYLPQIPVLDESLTILDQVYQSDSPIIKLMKAHEEALLQLAAAPENEVLQENLFRLQKQMDAENGWEASTDAKVILSKLGLDQITQKVGALSGGQKKRVALAQVLIETPDLLLLDEPTNHLDYQSIKWLEGYLGKYPNAVMIVTHDRYFLDNMANRILELDYGKIYSYKGNYQSFIEAKALREDQELQAEDKRRNLYRRELAWMKRGAKARSTKQKARINRFDSLSSDLGKVPAKDNIDIALQGSRLGKQVFEFIHAEKTFENKQILQNFNWLVKPGDRFGIVGKNGSGKSTLLNLLDGQLTLDSGELSIGQTVKIAYYTQETEVMDENQRMIAYIREVGEVLETSDGETISAVQMLERFLFPTSTHGTPIKKLSGGERRRLFLLKLLMDKPNVLLLDEPTNDLDTATLTVLENYIEEFPGVVISVSHDRYFLDKTADQLLVFQGEGKILHFFGTYSDYLETEQQEEIPAKSANQPSNPSTSRTNGNDKKKKMTFKEKLEWESIETEIADVEERLEIINMELQQAGSDFEIAQKLMKESEQKNILLEHLLERWTYLSEIEG from the coding sequence TTGAAAATATTTTCTGTAGATAAAATTACAAAAGCATATGGAGAGAAGCAGCTTTTTGATGAAATTACCTTTCATATTCAAGAAAAAGAGCGTATTGGGATTATTGGCGTGAATGGTACGGGTAAATCAAGTTTGCTTAAAATAATTGCTGGTATCGACGATGCTGATTCTGGCCAATTTTTCCACCCAAAAGACTATTCTGTTGGGTATTTACCACAAATACCAGTTTTAGATGAATCACTAACGATCCTTGACCAGGTGTATCAAAGTGATTCACCAATAATAAAACTAATGAAAGCACATGAAGAAGCATTACTGCAATTAGCTGCTGCACCTGAGAATGAGGTGCTTCAAGAAAACTTATTTCGATTGCAAAAACAAATGGATGCTGAAAATGGCTGGGAAGCAAGTACAGATGCGAAAGTAATCCTTTCTAAATTAGGACTTGATCAAATAACGCAAAAGGTAGGAGCATTATCAGGCGGACAGAAAAAGCGCGTTGCTTTAGCGCAAGTATTAATAGAAACGCCTGATTTGTTACTATTGGATGAGCCTACAAACCATCTAGATTATCAAAGTATTAAATGGTTGGAAGGGTATTTAGGTAAATATCCAAATGCCGTGATGATTGTAACACATGATCGATATTTTCTTGATAATATGGCGAATCGAATTTTAGAATTGGATTATGGAAAAATATATTCATATAAGGGGAATTATCAATCATTTATTGAAGCAAAAGCATTAAGGGAAGACCAAGAATTGCAAGCGGAAGATAAAAGACGAAATTTATATAGAAGAGAACTTGCATGGATGAAAAGAGGTGCAAAAGCAAGATCAACAAAACAGAAAGCGAGAATTAATCGCTTCGACTCTCTTTCATCAGATTTAGGGAAAGTACCCGCAAAGGATAATATAGATATCGCATTGCAAGGAAGTAGGCTTGGTAAACAAGTCTTTGAATTTATTCATGCGGAAAAAACGTTTGAAAACAAACAAATTTTGCAGAACTTTAATTGGTTAGTTAAACCCGGAGATAGATTTGGTATCGTTGGAAAAAACGGAAGTGGGAAGTCGACTTTATTAAATCTGTTAGATGGGCAGCTTACATTAGATAGTGGAGAGTTGTCTATCGGTCAGACAGTGAAGATTGCGTATTATACCCAAGAAACAGAAGTAATGGATGAAAATCAGCGAATGATCGCTTATATTCGTGAGGTTGGGGAAGTGCTAGAGACTTCAGATGGAGAGACTATCTCTGCAGTACAAATGCTGGAACGCTTTCTTTTTCCAACTAGCACACATGGAACACCGATAAAAAAACTCTCCGGTGGCGAAAGAAGACGATTGTTTTTGTTAAAGTTACTAATGGACAAGCCAAATGTATTGCTTCTTGATGAACCTACAAATGATTTGGATACTGCGACGCTAACAGTATTAGAAAACTATATTGAGGAATTTCCCGGAGTAGTTATATCCGTATCACATGATAGATACTTCCTCGATAAAACGGCAGATCAATTATTGGTATTTCAAGGAGAAGGAAAAATCCTGCATTTTTTCGGAACTTATTCTGATTATTTGGAGACAGAACAACAAGAAGAAATTCCTGCTAAATCAGCGAATCAACCGAGTAACCCATCAACCTCGCGCACTAACGGAAATGATAAAAAGAAAAAGATGACTTTTAAAGAGAAGTTGGAATGGGAAAGCATCGAAACTGAGATTGCTGATGTAGAGGAGCGTTTAGAAATAATCAATATGGAACTCCAGCAAGCAGGAAGTGACTTTGAGATAGCACAGAAATTAATGAAAGAAAGTGAACAAAAGAACATTCTATTAGAGCATTTGCTTGAACGATGGACATATCTTTCGGAAATAGAAGGGTAG
- a CDS encoding conserved virulence factor C family protein, translated as MNIKTIEPTPSPNTMKINLDEELAAGKSNNYKQDQAESAPPIIKSILEIEGVKGVYHVADFLAVERNGKHSWEEILPQVRLAFGEAVDDYDITDNKVDEHFGEVNVHVLMFKDIPVQIKLTTETDEKRLALSELFTKSMEDAQLDGENYVLLRKWKDFGVRYGDLAQIGKEVAEELGAAYPQERLKGLVEQAQNPTISTKIKQAKKLIKLTLEDLDHPDWKIRYQLLDQMDDPTVKDIPVLEKALQDERSSIRRLAVVYMGMVEDRAILPFLYKALKDKTVPVRRTAGDCLSDLGFADAMTEMSEVLQDKSKIVRWRAAMFLYEVGDDSVLPALRAATDDPEFEVQLQIKMAIERIEGGEAAQGSVWKQMTEARQKN; from the coding sequence ATGAATATTAAAACAATCGAACCAACTCCTAGCCCGAATACGATGAAAATTAATTTGGACGAGGAACTTGCTGCTGGTAAAAGTAATAATTATAAACAGGACCAAGCAGAAAGTGCTCCACCCATTATTAAATCGATTCTTGAAATTGAAGGGGTAAAGGGCGTATACCATGTTGCTGATTTTTTAGCGGTGGAAAGAAACGGGAAGCATAGTTGGGAAGAGATACTCCCTCAAGTGAGATTAGCATTCGGGGAAGCAGTTGATGATTATGATATAACAGATAATAAAGTGGATGAACATTTTGGAGAAGTAAATGTTCATGTGTTGATGTTTAAAGATATCCCTGTTCAAATAAAATTAACAACAGAAACAGACGAAAAAAGACTAGCGCTTTCCGAATTGTTTACTAAATCGATGGAAGATGCCCAACTTGATGGCGAAAACTATGTGCTATTAAGAAAATGGAAAGACTTCGGGGTACGATATGGCGATTTAGCGCAGATAGGTAAGGAAGTAGCTGAAGAACTTGGTGCTGCCTATCCACAAGAAAGGCTGAAGGGACTCGTTGAGCAAGCACAGAATCCAACTATTAGTACAAAAATCAAACAAGCAAAAAAATTAATTAAGTTAACTTTAGAGGACTTAGATCACCCCGATTGGAAAATTCGTTATCAGCTGTTAGACCAAATGGATGATCCTACAGTTAAAGATATCCCGGTATTGGAAAAGGCGCTACAAGACGAAAGATCATCCATTCGTCGACTTGCAGTAGTTTATATGGGAATGGTTGAAGATCGTGCAATTTTGCCTTTTTTATATAAAGCGTTAAAAGATAAGACAGTACCAGTGAGAAGAACGGCGGGAGATTGTTTATCCGATTTGGGTTTTGCCGACGCAATGACTGAAATGAGTGAGGTTTTACAGGATAAAAGTAAAATTGTACGTTGGAGAGCTGCCATGTTTTTATACGAGGTTGGAGATGATAGCGTGCTTCCAGCATTAAGGGCTGCCACTGATGATCCGGAATTCGAAGTACAATTACAAATTAAAATGGCAATTGAACGTATTGAAGGCGGAGAAGCAGCCCAAGGATCCGTATGGAAACAAATGACGGAAGCAAGACAAAAAAACTAG
- a CDS encoding DUF6123 family protein, protein MSLKYVDLEKYLLNLEDKGFKFKEDAISFIYFGKQLTGSSDKLVALAIELTLKNQKRFDGSFYLSLLETLKENNIRTSRQAYHFAENIGLLKSI, encoded by the coding sequence TTGTCATTGAAATATGTTGATTTAGAAAAGTATCTCCTTAATTTAGAAGATAAAGGTTTTAAATTTAAGGAGGATGCGATTTCTTTTATTTATTTTGGAAAACAATTAACTGGATCATCTGATAAACTAGTGGCACTTGCTATCGAACTGACACTAAAAAATCAAAAACGATTTGATGGTAGTTTTTATTTATCATTACTTGAAACTTTAAAGGAAAATAATATTCGGACAAGTAGGCAAGCATATCATTTTGCTGAAAATATTGGTTTATTAAAAAGCATCTAG
- a CDS encoding amino acid permease, which yields MEMPARAKGKGDEKDPKKLAWWQLSLIGVGCIIGTGYFLGSGIGIMMTGPSILISFTLAGIGTYIVFEALAKMSTQDPQKGSFRSYAKKAYGPWAGFSSGWVYWFSEMLITGSQLTALSILSRFWFPAVPLWMFASGYAILGVIVVVIGTKGFERIQNVFAVIKVAAIMMFIVLAIAVLFGLFGGSSSDLQIPKNINEFMPKGMTGLWSSLIFGFYAFGGIEIMGIMTTRLRNKEDAKKSGTIMLILLTIIYLISLALATLLVATNNFNMKESPFVIALDKYDLAFFPHVFNGGIIIAGFSTMAASLFAVTSMVVTLSKDGDAPKFFSKKGKLKVQPFALGLTICGLFTSIIFALLMPDRVYEYITTAAGLMLLYNWFFILVSFPRLIKVTNFDQLKRFTGMALILLAVSGTLLHKTSRPGFFVSILFVAIVVIVLFIMHFIRKKKKNVYPKNI from the coding sequence ATGGAAATGCCAGCTCGAGCCAAGGGAAAAGGGGATGAAAAAGATCCCAAAAAATTAGCATGGTGGCAGCTGTCCCTTATCGGGGTAGGATGTATAATTGGCACAGGCTACTTTCTGGGTTCTGGTATTGGAATAATGATGACAGGACCTTCTATTCTTATTTCCTTTACACTTGCTGGAATAGGCACATATATTGTTTTTGAGGCGCTCGCAAAGATGTCTACGCAGGATCCTCAGAAAGGTTCGTTTCGCTCTTACGCTAAAAAAGCATATGGACCTTGGGCTGGTTTTAGTAGTGGTTGGGTTTATTGGTTCTCGGAAATGTTAATTACCGGAAGTCAACTAACTGCATTATCCATTCTTTCCCGGTTTTGGTTCCCTGCTGTCCCATTATGGATGTTTGCTTCAGGCTATGCCATTCTTGGGGTGATCGTTGTTGTCATAGGTACAAAGGGATTTGAAAGGATTCAAAACGTATTTGCAGTAATAAAAGTAGCAGCGATTATGATGTTTATCGTACTAGCGATTGCTGTCCTTTTTGGACTTTTCGGGGGAAGTAGCAGTGATCTTCAAATACCGAAAAACATAAATGAGTTTATGCCAAAAGGAATGACTGGATTATGGTCATCGCTTATCTTCGGTTTTTATGCATTCGGCGGAATAGAAATTATGGGAATTATGACGACACGACTTAGAAATAAAGAAGATGCTAAAAAATCAGGAACAATTATGTTAATTCTATTAACAATTATTTATTTAATTTCACTTGCTCTTGCTACATTATTAGTGGCCACAAATAATTTTAATATGAAGGAGAGTCCATTTGTCATTGCTCTTGATAAATATGATTTGGCTTTTTTTCCGCATGTCTTTAACGGAGGTATAATTATAGCTGGATTTTCTACAATGGCGGCTTCGTTATTTGCTGTTACAAGCATGGTCGTCACTTTATCAAAGGATGGAGATGCACCTAAGTTTTTTTCCAAAAAGGGTAAGCTAAAAGTTCAGCCCTTCGCACTAGGACTAACGATTTGCGGTCTCTTCACATCGATTATTTTTGCACTGCTTATGCCTGATCGTGTTTATGAATATATTACAACGGCAGCTGGTTTAATGCTCTTGTATAATTGGTTCTTTATTCTAGTTTCTTTCCCAAGACTAATAAAGGTAACTAACTTTGATCAATTGAAACGATTTACTGGAATGGCTTTAATATTGCTTGCAGTCAGTGGTACATTACTCCATAAAACAAGCAGACCAGGTTTTTTTGTTAGTATATTGTTTGTTGCTATTGTCGTAATTGTCCTTTTCATCATGCATTTCATAAGGAAAAAAAAGAAAAATGTATATCCCAAAAATATCTAA
- the mntR gene encoding transcriptional regulator MntR has product MPTPSMEDYIEQIYLLIENKGYARVSDIAEALAVHPSSVTKMVQKLDRDGYLIYEKYRGLILTPKGKKIGGRLVERHDLLEKFLHIIGVKEENIYDDVEGIEHHLSWNSIDRIGDLVQFFEDDPQRIKQLELLHLKIEEVSDKEPI; this is encoded by the coding sequence ATGCCAACACCTAGCATGGAAGATTATATTGAGCAAATATACTTATTAATAGAAAATAAAGGCTACGCCAGAGTATCTGATATCGCTGAAGCTTTAGCAGTCCATCCCTCTTCCGTCACAAAGATGGTACAAAAGCTTGATCGAGATGGCTATCTTATTTATGAGAAATATAGAGGGCTAATTCTTACTCCCAAAGGCAAGAAAATCGGTGGGAGACTTGTTGAAAGACATGATTTATTGGAGAAATTCCTTCATATAATCGGTGTAAAGGAAGAAAATATTTATGATGATGTGGAAGGAATTGAACATCATTTAAGCTGGAATTCAATAGATAGGATAGGGGACCTCGTTCAATTTTTCGAGGATGATCCTCAGCGGATTAAACAATTAGAATTACTACATTTGAAAATCGAAGAAGTATCCGATAAAGAGCCAATATAA